The nucleotide sequence GGTAGTCGTCGTCCAGGTAACCGCCGATCGGGTACGACAACCGCGCCTGCACCTGGAAGCTCCGGATCCCGGCGTCGTGCATCTGCCGCACCTGGGCGCGGATCGTGTCCCCGTCGGGTAGCCGATGCCAGAACCAGTAGGCGGCGGGCGCATGCCAGGGGTCCGGGTTCCGGAATCGGTGCAGCGCGGTCTCACGTGCGGACAAGGGTGTCAGCTCCTCGAGCGGCGGCGAGACCCGCGCGGGCCTCGCCGCCACGGGTCGGTCAGCGTTCGGTGCGGTCGGCCGCATGCCTGCCGGCCGCGTCGGGAGTCGGGGCCTCGAGCCCGCCCTTCCCACGAGCGGCGTCTCCCGCGGTCACGAGCGAGTAGTCGGGCTTCGGGTCCAGCCGGAGTCCGAACGTGAGGATCGCGTAGAGCGCGGCACCGAGCGCCAAGGCGATGACGATGCCGAGCCCGCTCGACCCGAACACGCCGGTGCGGCCGTTCTCGGTGAGGAGGAATCCCGTGATCTTCCCGAAGTTCGGGTCGGAACTCGTCACGAGGCCGAGACCGACGACGGTTCCGATGATCAGACTCACAATCGCCGTCCAGCGCCCGTCGCGGCCGCCGTAGCCACGCGGGTTCGACATGTCGGTGTTCCAGCCCATGCGGCGCTGCCGGACGAAGTCGACGAGCTGGATGCCGCCCATGGTGCCCATCATCACGGCGATGAGCGACAGGAACGACTGGAACGTCGCGAGGAACGAGGTGGAGATGAACAGCAGATAGAAGGCGCCCGCCGCGATGATGATCGCGTTGATCGAGGTCGTCACGGAGCGGCGCAGCGGTACGCCGACCGCCATGAGCGCGAGGCCGGAGCTGTACATGCCGGTGATGGCGGCCGAAACGAGCGAGATGACGATCACGATGGAGAAGGGAACGAAGAACCACATCGGCAGGAGCGCGGTGAGCGCCCCGATCGGGTCGGACGCTGTGGCGGCACCGAGCTTCGAATCCCCGCCGACGAGAAGCGCGCCGACGACGAGGAGGATGACGACCGGCAGGCTGAGCCCGGCGACCGTCCAGCCGATCACGCCGCGCGCCGGGGTATCGCGCGGGAGGTAACGGGCGAAGTCGCCGCCGTAGTTGAGGAAGCCGAGGCCGACGAGGGTCATCGCCATGATGATGCCGCCGATGAACACCAGCGGTCCGCCCGCAGGGGTGTCACCGAGGTGTGCCCACTCGATCTCGGGCACCATGAATCCGAGGAACGCGACCGTCATGATGCCGGTCACCCACGAGATCCAGACCTCGACCTTCATGATGAGCTCGTGGCCGAGGACGGAGACCGCCATCGTCACGGCGAGCACCAGCACGAACCACAGCACGATCGTGGCTGTGGCGCTCGACCCGTCCGTGTCGGCGAACACCGACGGCCACAGCTTCGCGAACAGGTTCGCACCGGTGGTCGAGGCAAGGGTGATGATCGTCACCTTCCAGCCCATATTGGACAGGTAGGCGAAGAACGCGGGGAGCCTGTTGCCCTTCATGCCGAACGCGAAGCGCGTCTGGGCGAGGGTCGGCAGTCCCGTGCGGGGCCCGCCGACCGCGAGGATGCCGACGAGGGTGGCCGAGATGAGGTAGCCGACGGTCCCGGCGACGATCGTCTGCCAGACGTTCAGACCGAGGCCGAAGACGAAGATGCCGTAACTGATACCGAGGATCGAGATGTTCCAGGCGAACCACACAGCGAACAGGCCGCGCGGTTTCCCGCGCCGTTCGGCATTGGGAACAGGATTGACGCCGTTCGATTCGACGGCCGTGCCTCTACGACCTTGCTGAGCCTCACTGCTCATGGAAGGGCGCCTTTCGATGTATGGCGATGCGGGGAGGGGCGGTGGTTGAGTTCGGGGAAGTCGTGGGTTCGCGTTCGAGGAGCGCGTTAATCGGGTCCGGTGTCGACGCGGCTCCCGGCGCGCCATGCGCCGCGCGGTGTCCGCCATCGCGCCCGCGGCGGGAGGTGTGTATGGCGGTGAGGCGGAGCCTAAGCGGCGGGGCGGACCGCTAATCCGCCGGTGAGAGGGGCGGCGAGCGCGCCGAGGTGGCGGGCGGCGGGGGACCGGTGTGCGCCCTTGCCCCCGCCCGCCTGAAACCGCCTGGTGGTGCGGATCTGCTCAGCACCGCGTGGCGGACGCGGCAGTGTGCGGTCGAGGCCGCGGTTCACCGGTCCGACGACGAGCGCCCGTCCGCCGCGCCACGGGGTCTGTGGCGGGCGGCCATGCGGTATTCTCACCGTCGGGAAAACCATTTCCGAACCTAAGCACGCCAGCCCCTGCCGCGTCAACGGGTCGCCGAGACCGTCCTGATAGCATCGGCGGGCAGGAAGCAGGGGAGATCAGGATGGGCGCGCGCATCGGCTTGAAGGACGTAGCGCTGCGCGCGGGGGTGTCAGTGCCGACGGCCAGCCGTGTGCTGTCCGGTGTTCAGCGCAATGTCGATCCTGAGCTGGCGCTGCGGGTGCGGACCGCATGCGAGGAACTGGGCTACAGGGTGAACGCGGCGGCGCGGGCGCTGCGGATTCAGTCGACGGATTCATTGGCGCTTGTCGTTCCGGCGATCGCGAACGCGTACTTCGCGGAGCTGGTGTCGGCGTATTCGCGCCACCTGGATCTGCAGGGCAAGTGGCTGGTGACGATCGACACGGGCGAGAGCCCGGAGACCGAGCAGCGTCAGCTGGGCGCCATGGATCGTGTGCTGGTGGACGCGGTACTCGTGGTGCCTGCGGCGTTCGAGCGCAGTGGCGCGGCGATCACGGAGCTCGCGCGGTCCAACCGTGTCGTACAGGTCGACCGCCGCGCACGAGGCGTCGAGGCGCCGTCGGTACGGCTCGACAACGCGGCGGGGGTCCGCCTGCTCGTGGATCACCTGCGGGCGCGGGGTCGCCGCAGCATCCTGATGGTCGACGCCCAGGAAGACTCCTCTTCGAGCATCGAGCGCACAACCGCGTTCCGCGCGCTTGCGGGGCCGGACGACCGGGTTCTGGAAATGCCCAACTTCACAGTGGCGAGCGGCATCGACGCGGCGAAGCTCCTGCTCGCGAACCCCGGCGACACAGACGCGATCATCTGCACCGCTGACGCTGTCGCGCTCGGCCTGCTGACGGCGCTTCAGCACGCCGGCAAGCGCGTGCCTGCTGAGTACGCGATCACGAGCTTCGACGGCACGTACATATCCGACACCGCCGCGCCGGGGCTCACCACCCTGGGTTCGACCGCCGAGCGCATGGTCGAGGCATCCCTCGCGCTCCTCGACGGCGACAGCGGTGATGTCGTCCTGAAACCCGAGCTCGTGGTCCGCGGTTCCAGCGGCTGACCGCCAACTCAGCGTCGGGTCTGGGTTGTTGCCTTTCGGAAGTGCCTTTTTGCTGAGGCGCTCCGGGCGACACCTACGTCGATCGCCCGACCGCGACGAAGAGCCGGAGCACCCAAACGGATACAGCGTTCATGGGGCTCACTTCCTGGCCCGATGTCACGGTCGCGCGCACGCTACCAACCCGAGTG is from Streptomyces hygroscopicus and encodes:
- a CDS encoding permease, with amino-acid sequence MSSEAQQGRRGTAVESNGVNPVPNAERRGKPRGLFAVWFAWNISILGISYGIFVFGLGLNVWQTIVAGTVGYLISATLVGILAVGGPRTGLPTLAQTRFAFGMKGNRLPAFFAYLSNMGWKVTIITLASTTGANLFAKLWPSVFADTDGSSATATIVLWFVLVLAVTMAVSVLGHELIMKVEVWISWVTGIMTVAFLGFMVPEIEWAHLGDTPAGGPLVFIGGIIMAMTLVGLGFLNYGGDFARYLPRDTPARGVIGWTVAGLSLPVVILLVVGALLVGGDSKLGAATASDPIGALTALLPMWFFVPFSIVIVISLVSAAITGMYSSGLALMAVGVPLRRSVTTSINAIIIAAGAFYLLFISTSFLATFQSFLSLIAVMMGTMGGIQLVDFVRQRRMGWNTDMSNPRGYGGRDGRWTAIVSLIIGTVVGLGLVTSSDPNFGKITGFLLTENGRTGVFGSSGLGIVIALALGAALYAILTFGLRLDPKPDYSLVTAGDAARGKGGLEAPTPDAAGRHAADRTER
- a CDS encoding LacI family transcription regulator, with protein sequence MGARIGLKDVALRAGVSVPTASRVLSGVQRNVDPELALRVRTACEELGYRVNAAARALRIQSTDSLALVVPAIANAYFAELVSAYSRHLDLQGKWLVTIDTGESPETEQRQLGAMDRVLVDAVLVVPAAFERSGAAITELARSNRVVQVDRRARGVEAPSVRLDNAAGVRLLVDHLRARGRRSILMVDAQEDSSSSIERTTAFRALAGPDDRVLEMPNFTVASGIDAAKLLLANPGDTDAIICTADAVALGLLTALQHAGKRVPAEYAITSFDGTYISDTAAPGLTTLGSTAERMVEASLALLDGDSGDVVLKPELVVRGSSG